A stretch of the Streptomyces venezuelae genome encodes the following:
- the alaS gene encoding alanine--tRNA ligase — protein sequence MSGVAVRRVSGAELLARQDDILHVYAEAFTEAPWNASRQVAERFLGGLAESAPRPGFVAALAFDGERVSGFATAWTTPAPFPSGGCYPQVAAALGPEHTASWLCGGREVDELAVAKAARGRRVGAALLDAVTADAPEGRCWLLTSVRARDALAFYRRLGWTQATHPAPEGTGHAVFLGPLHPARTAAPRRIRPPTPTPGAAPTMRTADIRQRFLDYFAARGHTVVPSAPLPTPDPTLLFVNAGMVPFKPYFTGEATPPWERATSVQKCIRTLDIEEVGKTTRHGSFFQMNGNFSFGDYFKEEAIAYAWDLSTKAQADGGYGLDPEKIWVTVHHSDTDARGIWRKVAGLPDERIVARGDEDNFWSMGVPGPCGPCSELYYDRGPALGREGGPAVDEDRYMEFWNLVFMQYERGEGAGKSGYPILGELPRRNIDTGMGLERMATLLQGVDNLYEIDETRPVLDCAAQLSGARYGTDPQADVRLRVVADHVRTALMLLGDGTAPGNEGRGYVLRRILRRAVRSMRQLGFHDPVLPELLPVARDCMAPSYPELADSFARIADQAYGEEDAFRATLKQGTTVLDTAVAQVKADGGRSLPGAQAFLLHDTYGFPIDLTLEMAAEQGVEVDREGFTALMNAQRERARADARARKSGGALDTSALRPVLDQHGPTDWRAWEALTTESRVLAVLGTAGPVPVAATGEIVTVVLDRTPFYAESGGQDSDAGRLSGASVEAEVLDVQRPLPGLVVHQVRITAGELAPGDAVHAAVDAEWRLGARQAHSGTHVLHAALREVLGPTALQSGSYNRPGYLRLDFPWRGALSPAVRSEVEEAANRALRRDLPVGVQWMTLPEAKEIGALALFDETYGEKVRVVEIGGAWSRELCGGTHVEHASQIGTVALTSEGSVGAGMRRLEAAVGVEGFAYLARERDLVARIAEQLGAPRTELQDRIAGLLDRLKTADRENAHLKQQATVARAGELADTATDAAGVQTVTVTTEGAAEDARALAMAVRDRLPGRLPGAVAVGTSTGLVIALNPAARDAGLNASALVKQLLGGRGGGSAELAQGGGLTADAITGALAALPALIASR from the coding sequence GTGAGCGGCGTGGCGGTGCGCCGGGTGTCCGGCGCCGAACTGCTCGCCCGGCAGGACGACATCCTTCACGTCTACGCCGAGGCTTTTACCGAGGCGCCGTGGAATGCGTCCCGGCAGGTGGCGGAACGGTTCCTCGGAGGGCTGGCCGAGAGTGCGCCCCGGCCCGGCTTCGTGGCTGCGCTCGCTTTCGACGGCGAGAGGGTGTCCGGCTTCGCGACGGCATGGACCACGCCCGCACCGTTCCCGTCCGGCGGCTGCTACCCGCAGGTGGCCGCTGCGCTGGGCCCCGAGCACACGGCCTCGTGGCTGTGCGGAGGCCGTGAAGTAGACGAGCTCGCCGTCGCCAAGGCGGCACGCGGCCGGCGCGTAGGTGCCGCCCTGCTCGACGCCGTGACCGCCGACGCCCCGGAAGGCCGGTGCTGGCTGCTGACCTCGGTCCGCGCCCGCGACGCGCTGGCCTTCTACCGGCGCCTCGGCTGGACCCAGGCCACCCACCCCGCTCCCGAGGGAACCGGACACGCGGTCTTCCTCGGCCCCCTGCACCCGGCCCGCACAGCCGCCCCTCGCCGCATCCGACCACCCACTCCCACTCCCGGAGCAGCACCCACCATGCGTACCGCCGACATCCGCCAGCGCTTCCTGGACTACTTCGCCGCCCGCGGCCACACGGTCGTCCCGAGCGCGCCGCTGCCCACCCCGGACCCGACGCTGCTGTTCGTCAACGCGGGGATGGTGCCGTTCAAGCCGTACTTCACCGGCGAGGCCACCCCACCGTGGGAGCGGGCGACCAGCGTGCAGAAGTGCATCCGCACCCTGGACATCGAGGAGGTCGGCAAGACCACCCGGCACGGGTCGTTCTTCCAGATGAACGGCAACTTCTCCTTCGGCGACTACTTCAAGGAGGAGGCCATCGCCTACGCCTGGGACCTGTCCACCAAGGCCCAGGCGGACGGCGGCTACGGGCTGGACCCGGAGAAGATCTGGGTCACCGTCCACCACTCCGACACCGACGCCCGCGGCATCTGGCGGAAGGTGGCCGGCCTGCCCGACGAGCGGATCGTGGCTCGCGGCGACGAGGACAACTTCTGGTCCATGGGCGTCCCCGGACCCTGCGGCCCCTGCTCCGAGCTGTACTACGACCGCGGCCCGGCGCTCGGCCGCGAGGGCGGCCCGGCGGTCGACGAGGACCGGTACATGGAGTTCTGGAACCTCGTCTTCATGCAGTACGAGCGCGGCGAAGGGGCCGGCAAGTCCGGCTACCCGATCCTCGGCGAGCTGCCCCGCCGCAACATCGACACCGGCATGGGCCTGGAACGCATGGCCACCCTCCTCCAGGGCGTCGACAACCTCTACGAGATCGACGAGACCCGCCCCGTCCTGGACTGCGCCGCCCAGCTCTCCGGCGCCCGCTACGGCACCGACCCGCAGGCGGACGTCCGCCTCCGCGTGGTCGCCGACCACGTCCGCACCGCCCTGATGCTGCTCGGCGACGGAACGGCCCCTGGCAACGAAGGCCGCGGCTACGTCCTGCGCCGCATCCTGCGCCGCGCGGTCCGCTCCATGCGCCAGCTCGGCTTCCACGACCCGGTCCTGCCCGAGCTGCTGCCGGTCGCCCGCGACTGCATGGCCCCCAGCTACCCCGAGCTCGCCGACTCCTTCGCCCGCATCGCCGACCAGGCGTACGGCGAGGAGGACGCCTTCCGCGCCACCCTCAAGCAGGGCACCACCGTCCTGGACACCGCCGTCGCCCAGGTGAAGGCCGACGGCGGCCGTTCGCTGCCCGGCGCCCAGGCCTTCCTGCTGCACGACACGTACGGCTTCCCGATCGACCTGACCTTGGAGATGGCCGCCGAGCAGGGCGTGGAGGTCGACCGCGAGGGCTTCACCGCGCTGATGAACGCCCAGCGCGAACGCGCCCGGGCCGACGCCCGCGCCCGCAAGTCCGGCGGCGCCCTGGACACCTCCGCCCTCCGCCCCGTACTCGACCAGCACGGCCCGACCGACTGGCGGGCCTGGGAGGCCCTGACCACCGAGTCCCGCGTACTGGCCGTCCTCGGCACCGCCGGCCCGGTCCCGGTGGCGGCCACCGGCGAGATCGTCACCGTCGTCCTGGACCGGACGCCGTTCTACGCCGAGTCAGGAGGCCAGGACAGCGACGCGGGACGCCTGTCGGGCGCCTCCGTCGAGGCCGAGGTCCTCGACGTCCAGCGGCCCCTGCCGGGCCTGGTCGTCCACCAGGTCCGGATCACCGCAGGCGAGCTGGCCCCCGGCGACGCCGTGCACGCAGCCGTCGACGCCGAGTGGCGACTCGGCGCCCGCCAGGCCCACTCCGGCACCCACGTCCTGCACGCGGCCCTGCGCGAGGTGCTCGGCCCCACCGCCCTGCAGTCCGGCTCGTACAACCGGCCCGGCTACCTCCGCCTGGACTTCCCCTGGCGCGGCGCCCTCTCCCCGGCCGTCCGCAGCGAAGTCGAGGAGGCCGCCAACCGCGCCCTGCGCCGCGACCTGCCCGTCGGCGTGCAGTGGATGACCCTGCCCGAGGCCAAGGAGATCGGCGCGCTCGCCCTCTTCGACGAGACGTACGGGGAGAAGGTACGCGTCGTCGAGATCGGCGGGGCCTGGTCGCGCGAGCTGTGCGGCGGCACCCACGTCGAGCACGCCTCCCAGATCGGCACCGTCGCGCTGACCTCGGAGGGCTCGGTCGGCGCCGGCATGCGCCGCCTGGAGGCGGCGGTCGGCGTCGAGGGCTTCGCCTACCTCGCCCGTGAACGCGACCTCGTCGCCCGCATCGCCGAACAGCTCGGCGCCCCGCGCACCGAGCTCCAGGACCGGATCGCCGGGCTTCTGGACCGCCTCAAGACAGCGGACCGGGAGAACGCCCATCTCAAGCAGCAGGCCACCGTTGCCCGCGCCGGTGAGCTGGCCGACACGGCAACCGATGCCGCCGGTGTGCAGACCGTGACGGTCACCACCGAGGGCGCGGCCGAGGACGCCCGCGCGCTCGCCATGGCCGTCCGTGACCGCCTGCCCGGCCGACTGCCCGGCGCGGTCGCGGTCGGCACCAGCACGGGTCTGGTCATCGCGCTCAACCCTGCGGCCCGGGACGCGGGCCTGAACGCCTCGGCGCTGGTCAAGCAACTCCTTGGCGGTCGCGGTGGCGGCTCCGCCGAGCTCGCCCAAGGCGGCGGGCTGACTGCGGATGCCATCACCGGCGCGCTTGCCGCACTGCCCGCGTTGATCGCCTCGCGCTGA
- the tsaD gene encoding tRNA (adenosine(37)-N6)-threonylcarbamoyltransferase complex transferase subunit TsaD, whose product MVLGIESSCDETGAGIVSGGRLLAHVVATSMDEHARFGGVVPEIASRAHLQAFNPVVQEALDQAGLRLRDIDAVAVTTGPGLSGALQVGLAGAKTLAYAAGVPLYGVHHLAGHVAADTLEHGPLPDPCMVLIVSGGHTSLLLVRDLVRDPILHLGDTIDDAAGECFDKVARVFGLPYPGGPAIDRAARGGNPCSVAFPRPLLGSKEHPYGFSFSGLKTAAARWAEQHRQSGAELPVADGAASLQEAVADVLTRKALAACREYDVRTLVVVGGVAANSRVRALAEERCAAAGVELRVPPMTLCTDNGAMIAAVGDLLVRAGSDPAQLDMSIDPSAPLEYAALHPVARPAARVA is encoded by the coding sequence GTGGTGCTCGGTATCGAGTCGTCGTGCGACGAGACGGGCGCGGGCATCGTCTCCGGCGGGAGACTGCTGGCCCACGTCGTGGCGACGAGCATGGACGAGCACGCGCGCTTCGGAGGCGTGGTGCCCGAGATCGCGTCCCGTGCGCACCTGCAGGCCTTCAATCCGGTCGTCCAGGAGGCGCTCGACCAGGCCGGGCTGCGTCTGCGGGACATCGACGCGGTCGCCGTCACCACCGGCCCGGGCCTCTCCGGTGCCCTCCAGGTCGGTCTGGCCGGGGCGAAGACCCTCGCGTACGCGGCTGGCGTGCCCCTGTACGGCGTGCACCACCTCGCCGGGCACGTGGCCGCCGACACTCTGGAGCACGGGCCGCTGCCCGACCCCTGCATGGTGCTCATCGTCTCCGGCGGCCACACCTCGCTGCTGCTCGTACGGGACCTGGTCCGCGATCCGATCCTGCACCTGGGCGACACCATCGACGACGCGGCCGGGGAGTGCTTCGACAAGGTCGCCCGGGTCTTCGGCCTGCCCTACCCGGGCGGCCCGGCCATCGACCGCGCAGCCCGCGGCGGCAACCCCTGCTCCGTCGCCTTCCCGCGTCCGCTCCTGGGTTCCAAGGAGCACCCCTACGGCTTCTCCTTCTCCGGGCTGAAGACGGCCGCTGCCCGCTGGGCCGAGCAGCACCGCCAGAGCGGAGCGGAACTCCCCGTGGCCGACGGCGCCGCCTCGCTGCAGGAGGCCGTCGCCGACGTCCTGACCCGCAAAGCGCTCGCCGCCTGCCGGGAGTACGACGTGCGCACCCTTGTGGTGGTGGGCGGCGTGGCCGCGAACTCGCGGGTGCGGGCCCTGGCCGAGGAGCGGTGCGCGGCCGCGGGGGTCGAGCTGCGGGTGCCGCCCATGACCCTGTGCACCGACAACGGCGCGATGATCGCAGCCGTCGGCGACCTGCTGGTCCGGGCCGGCTCCGACCCCGCCCAGCTCGACATGTCCATCGACCCGTCCGCGCCCCTGGAGTACGCGGCTCTGCACCCCGTCGCCCGGCCGGCGGCGAGAGTGGCGTGA
- a CDS encoding STAS domain-containing protein, whose translation MSIVISSPIVASPVVAADVEDAGASGMDLSCTSHGDVLRVRLAGEVDHFTAAPLRVVLAAAAAYGYRHLDLDTRAVSFCDSGLLAAVAGWCGRGRTVSHTATSRAVGRLLAMECDLDRRKTPGAWRATGR comes from the coding sequence GTGAGCATCGTGATCAGTTCCCCGATAGTGGCCTCGCCGGTTGTCGCAGCGGACGTGGAGGACGCGGGCGCATCCGGCATGGACCTCAGCTGTACCTCCCACGGAGACGTCCTGAGGGTACGACTCGCAGGCGAGGTGGACCACTTCACCGCCGCACCCCTGAGGGTCGTGCTGGCTGCTGCGGCGGCCTACGGATACCGGCATCTGGATCTCGACACCCGAGCCGTCTCGTTCTGCGACTCCGGGTTGCTCGCTGCGGTCGCCGGTTGGTGCGGTAGAGGCCGCACCGTGTCCCATACGGCCACCTCAAGGGCAGTTGGCCGGCTCCTGGCGATGGAGTGCGACCTGGACCGCCGCAAGACACCGGGTGCCTGGAGGGCGACCGGCCGATGA
- a CDS encoding helix-turn-helix domain-containing protein — MIPRQADAFPSARRSRSRPGELPEPDERRRLRERWGLSTRQVATAFGVTPATVRSWEHGRSAPRGSRKEAYRRFLAGLASYAEVARSGAADRDRRRTADVQRPLFRPAAAVPAVPQGIPPGPSCPNTSWTGRAVRAAAGKPGADPVSPERIRRLRRLGAAACVWSLALWVIITCPPPL, encoded by the coding sequence ATGATCCCACGTCAGGCCGACGCTTTCCCCTCAGCTCGGCGGTCGCGGAGCCGGCCCGGCGAGCTGCCCGAGCCGGATGAGCGGCGCCGGCTGCGAGAGCGGTGGGGCTTGTCGACCCGGCAGGTGGCGACGGCGTTCGGGGTGACACCCGCGACGGTGCGCTCCTGGGAGCACGGCCGTTCGGCACCCCGGGGCAGTCGCAAGGAGGCGTACCGGCGGTTCCTGGCGGGCCTTGCCTCCTACGCAGAGGTGGCCCGGTCGGGGGCCGCGGACCGTGACCGGCGTCGGACAGCGGACGTTCAGCGTCCGCTCTTTCGCCCGGCCGCGGCGGTGCCCGCTGTGCCGCAGGGCATCCCGCCCGGGCCATCGTGCCCGAACACGTCGTGGACGGGCAGGGCGGTGCGCGCCGCCGCGGGCAAGCCGGGTGCCGACCCCGTGTCACCGGAGCGCATCCGGCGCCTCCGGCGGCTGGGCGCCGCGGCCTGCGTGTGGTCGCTCGCCCTGTGGGTGATCATCACCTGTCCACCGCCGCTCTGA
- a CDS encoding Asp23/Gls24 family envelope stress response protein: protein MAMNTPHSHENPDDEDFGILACGRDLAGVWDDADRPGTDPHTAGCTYCRQAVADLEHLRTAVLPPTTPPADIDTAAVVRRVMDAVRLELRPGRNLPLGEVGEDSWIYESVAARVLRTAAEEVPGVLAGSCRITPPGSRTQPERGPSSVHLGITVAYGRDLPDTTRAVRENLIRAARQHLGLTLGDVDVSVTDLHDPPTQPREARP from the coding sequence ATGGCGATGAACACCCCCCACTCCCACGAGAACCCTGACGACGAAGACTTCGGGATCCTCGCCTGCGGCAGGGATCTGGCCGGAGTCTGGGACGACGCCGACCGGCCGGGCACCGACCCGCACACCGCCGGCTGCACCTATTGCCGGCAGGCTGTCGCGGACCTGGAACACCTGCGCACCGCCGTGCTCCCGCCGACCACGCCACCCGCCGACATCGACACCGCCGCAGTGGTGCGGCGCGTCATGGACGCGGTCCGCCTGGAGCTGCGCCCGGGCCGCAACCTGCCGCTCGGTGAGGTCGGCGAGGACAGCTGGATCTACGAGTCCGTTGCCGCCCGCGTCCTGCGCACCGCCGCTGAAGAGGTGCCCGGCGTACTGGCCGGAAGCTGCCGTATCACCCCGCCCGGTAGCCGTACCCAACCTGAACGCGGCCCCTCCAGCGTCCACCTCGGCATCACCGTCGCCTACGGGCGCGACCTCCCGGACACCACTCGCGCGGTGCGTGAAAACCTGATCCGTGCAGCCCGGCAGCACCTCGGCCTGACGCTCGGCGACGTGGATGTCAGCGTCACCGACCTCCACGACCCACCCACCCAGCCGCGAGAGGCCAGGCCGTGA
- a CDS encoding RNA polymerase sigma factor, producing MNARWGPDEDEETAEAGDRLLAVRAAEGDEEAFEVLVHRHSPAMMQLAERLMGSRAEAEDAVQDAFVSAWRSLPEYRGDAGFGTWLHRIVTNRCLNLLRARRPAADLDAVAEPPAPEHQSSPVRAAESHAAVRDLARAMGGLSAEQKVCWVLREVEGQPYETIAQAVGIRPEAVRARVFRARRMLTEAMAAWR from the coding sequence TTGAACGCTCGGTGGGGCCCGGACGAAGATGAGGAAACGGCCGAGGCCGGCGACCGGCTCTTGGCCGTGCGGGCCGCAGAAGGAGATGAGGAGGCGTTCGAGGTGCTGGTCCACCGACACTCGCCGGCCATGATGCAGCTCGCCGAACGCCTGATGGGCAGCCGGGCCGAAGCCGAGGACGCCGTCCAGGACGCCTTTGTCAGTGCGTGGCGGAGCTTGCCCGAGTACCGCGGCGATGCCGGTTTCGGCACGTGGCTCCACCGCATCGTCACCAACCGGTGCCTGAACCTGCTAAGGGCCCGCAGACCCGCAGCCGACCTGGACGCGGTCGCCGAACCGCCCGCACCCGAGCACCAGTCGTCACCCGTCCGCGCCGCGGAGTCCCACGCCGCCGTTCGCGACCTCGCCCGGGCCATGGGCGGCTTGTCCGCCGAGCAGAAGGTCTGCTGGGTCCTGCGGGAAGTCGAAGGACAGCCGTACGAGACGATCGCCCAGGCGGTGGGCATCCGGCCCGAAGCGGTTCGCGCACGCGTGTTCCGGGCCCGGCGCATGCTGACGGAGGCGATGGCCGCATGGCGATGA
- a CDS encoding Asp23/Gls24 family envelope stress response protein, with product MTATQEKTPVRQHHADSSVPGAGRTQVDEPGGTRGRTSIADTVVVKIAGRAAREIPGVHDMGGGLSRTLGAVRDRVPGGRPNVGRGVKVEVGERQAAIDVELVVEYGVPVPDVARDVRENVIAAVERITGLEVVEVNIAVTDVHLPGDDEDDATETRVA from the coding sequence ATGACGGCAACGCAGGAGAAGACCCCGGTCCGCCAGCACCACGCAGACAGCTCGGTGCCCGGGGCCGGCCGCACGCAGGTCGACGAGCCCGGCGGAACGCGCGGCCGTACGTCGATCGCGGACACGGTCGTCGTCAAGATCGCGGGGCGGGCCGCGCGGGAGATCCCCGGCGTCCACGACATGGGCGGCGGTCTGTCCCGCACGCTCGGCGCGGTCCGCGACCGGGTGCCGGGCGGGCGCCCGAACGTCGGGCGCGGGGTGAAGGTCGAGGTGGGCGAGCGCCAGGCCGCCATCGACGTGGAACTGGTCGTGGAGTACGGCGTCCCGGTCCCTGACGTCGCCCGCGACGTCCGCGAGAACGTGATCGCCGCGGTGGAACGGATCACCGGCCTGGAGGTCGTCGAGGTCAACATCGCCGTCACCGACGTCCACCTGCCCGGTGACGACGAGGACGACGCGACCGAGACACGGGTGGCATGA